CAACAGAAAGGCGTCATTGGAGTTGAGCATAGATGCAGATGTGTCTACCTGGATTGCCTTTGTGCCTCCAGCTGCTGTTGAACGAACCTTTGAATATTGAGAGATAACAGCTTTAAAAATTTGGCTGAACCATTCTGATGTAAGCACGTTATTTTACTGCtataagttattttatttggCTTATTATGTTAAGATGCCCTTTATTTTTACTGGGCAAATGATACCTTATTTTTCCAaacttatttcaaatttttgagaaaataggcaacataaaagataaaaatgcaaacataacaaaaaaatgactGCATAAAAGCATATAGTGTACTTTGGCTAGTTTTAGTAATGTACCTGATATAACCCTGTATCACTAACACCAACATTCTTTCCAGCTTGTCTTGAATAGCCTCCTTTTTGTATTATGAGTGGATGTCCGAATATGCTCAACATGTGTTTTGGCTCTTTGCCCTGCATGCAATTTGCCTCTAGTAGTAAAATGCGATAGCGTATGGTTCAGTATACATGGTTAATGACTTAGGTTGTAATTTTACCTGTACGACACGACACTGCACTGGTCGTTGACCATGCTTGTCATCAAGCTGAGTTGCAAAGAATGCTGATCCAGCAATCTGTAACAGAGTTTATATCAAATTATAAATGTTGACAAGCTGTTCTGTATTCTGATTCCGAAAAGCGTTagctttaattaaacaggattaaaaagttaaaatagaaTATCAGAGACCAACCTCTTCCTTTGTGGCATCATTTCCTTGCCAGTAGTAAATGATGTATTCTTCTCTGCCACTTGGTACATATGTGTAGAGAATCAGGTAACAGTCACCAGCAAAAAACTTTCCATAATCTTCCTTTTTGACTTCAGCCAATTTATTGCCTTCAACTCGCCAAACTTCAACCTTATTAGTTCAGACAAATTTGGTACTAATCACAAGTGccactttttgtttaaaaagatAATTATACTATAAtcgcaaatattcaaatgtcAAGTTTTGGCATTTTACCTTTCCTGAGCCATCGTCAACCATTCCATGCTGAGCAgcaaattttggtttttcataTAATGCTTTGACATCAAATTTCACCTGTAATATTTAATCTGTTACATTGTTTGTAGCTGTCATTAACTGTACTATGCCaatgttttcttttgaaaatttttataacaacaTAATTTATAGATTTGCAAGTAATTACTGTAAAGATTgggtaaattttgcaaaataataatgtaaactgtttgaaaatttaatcttttttgCTAATTAGTGTTCTGCATAATACTAGTATATTTAATCTTTGTAAATAGCGCTTGATTATCTTGTTCAAAAAAGCAGTAACAGCAATGGATGAAAAATAAACGTGTATTGGTATATAATAAGCTTATGTTTACCTTGTCTATCTTGGCCACTTTGCTGTAAGTGTATTTTTTACCCAAGCCGACTGATTGATCTTTCTTTTTCCAATCTTGAAAGAATTGCGTGAAAAGTATAGACTCTGATCCCTCTGCCATGACCTGAATGAAATTTGCAAGGTATGCTGTTTCAATTTTCCCCTTACTTTTGCGTGCAGTTTCGTTCACAAAAGAATGCTGTGCCCGGTATATGAAGAAATTAACGTTTCGGCAATGGCCCAATATTTAGGAGATCGGGCCGGTGAACGTTAAGTCAGACGTGCTGGTATTCGACATACCGGTAATGTTAGAAATGCTCCACGGAATGTTTCAATCCTTCTGGCATGCCCCTGTGCTATGTATTTATATCAGCAACAATAAACGCGATATTTCGATGTATTTGAACATTAGTTAGGCAAATAGCATAGGCTAACTTTCATCTGTTTGAGCAATCATTCCGCGAAAAAAACAGAAAGTGGCTTGAccgttgaaaaatattcttcagcaaatgtaaataaaacacGTCTATTTGCGGTTTTGGTTAGAACGCAAGAAAAAAAGGTACTAAAAAGAAATAGTTAATGAGAAAAATATTCATTACGTAATTTAGTGTTACCAGTTACGTATATTTGGATGAAATATAGCTTTTATTAACTAATATATTTGCTAGTTAAGGGCAGAATGTCTAGCCAAGATAGTGGcctaaaaatttaatcctCGCTTTATGGTGGAGTTGGTTGAACGCATAGACTGAAAATATGTCAAGATGTTAGCATACTGCTATCACGTAGTTTGCTTGACGGTCGTACCTGAACTTTTGTTCTTGGGCTGTAATTGTGATCTGTTATAAATGTCAGAGCATTTGACATTGCCCCAGAACGTTCATCTTTGCTTGCTCCTTTACCTGGATATAAAACAATACTGTAATTCATATAACGCATCGCCATTATCAATTACCCATTTTGAAAGTGCGAACTAAATATTCGTACttctttgttaactttaaCGGCCGTTACCTTTCCATACAAAAATCATGTTGTTTACACCATTATCCAAGATAAAGCAGTCCCCACTATCAAGCGCTCCCTGTTGGAGTGGTGCAGTTGCAACTTTGTCCACTTTAAGTCGCCCTGTATCTGATGACACTCTGTAAAGCTCGGCTGGTTTGTTAGATGCCTGAGTTTTGACGGGAGCATCATCCTTTATTTCTGGACCTATGTCTTTTGGTGTACCAGACAATGCCTgtgaaaacactttttacttaGTTTTGCAACCCAGAAAAGTAATTATTGTTCTGGTATAGTGATAGAGCCACTTTTGATCACTTGATGGATTGTAACTTACTTTCATCATTTTTGATGGGATTGCATCTCCTTCATCTAAAATGGTTATTTTTCCTTTTCCTCCCTTTTCTTCGTTCTTGATGTTGTTAACCAGCTCGCACGCTTTGAGCCGCTCATAGCGATTGCTCATACTTCCGTTCCATTGGTAAATATCCTGTAAAAGGAAAAATTGGAACTTTCATTTTACGCTACTTTTGTTACTTCTACTTTGTACCTTGCCGTAACGTAAACGTCACGCAAAATATAACAATCAATACGTAAGTCGTTACGTTGCAATGGGAACCTACGTTTTCCACTTCAACAATGAAAATGTCTCCCTGGTTGAAACTCTTCCAGCTCATTTCAACTTCCGTGGCACGCACAGATCTTCTTCCCTTCACATGAAGCAGTCGCTTCACGTCGCTGATGTTGGTTCTTGCGTGTTTAAAACCGGATGCACATCCACCCCGCTAAAGTATAGTACGTGACGTTACGgatttatgttttgttatgGTCGTTTTGCCATTTTTACCGCTCATTGTTGACATATCTCACGTTCTTTTAAATTTCCAAGTTTGCCTGACTTCATTTCCCGGGTCGTGGATACGCTACTTTATGATTTTGACggacaaatttttttaataatatttttgtttatttcaatttacgCATACCTTTTGTCAACTAAGTTGTTTTCATgaagtttttatctttttctaTAAAAGTTGAAAGCAAATACAACGCGAATAGCGATGTCACATGCATAAAGGGTTTTATTTCGCTTTGCAGCCGATCAAGGCGGAAATGCATGCAATTACTCACGTGTGCCACGTATCAAAATCGTGctgtaatgaaatttttcactCCAGGCCCGGTGACTGATCGAGCTATATGTTTTCTCAGCCATGGTTAATCTTTTACTACTTTTGCCTATTAATAAGTTTTCGATCTCCTGCCTTTGTTTATTCCATTTGAAGCGAGTTATTTGAATCGATCTATGTAAACCATTGGTTGCAGCATGTTCATAAGTTTGCGCTgtttaagtttgtttgcaaatcGCGTGCTTGAATAAACCATTTCGCTCAACCATGGGGCACAATGAACCGTAACAAATTGAACAGTGAGATTGAACTAGAAAGCATGCGGCAGCTATTGCCTAAGTATGCTACTTAATGCTTGGCTGTTTATTAAATACTTTAAGTATTATAATTACTATAATTATCGTGCATGACAAGGGTTATATGGCTCAGAAAAGcttttcattcattcattattAAACTTAGTTTTCTTCCAgtattgaaatttttgttccaTTTTAAATGCTATTGTTTAGTTGTTTTATATGCTGCAAATACTTGATACATCCACTGCATTGTGCACCAACCTGGTATTTGACTCCCTTCTTGAAATATCCCATAAACGTAGGTGACTCGTCATCCTGCAGCTCTCTGTACTGTATCGGTCCACCACCGAGGCTGTCATCGATCTGGGTGGTCAAGATGGCGGCCGCTCCTCTCTCGTCCTGAGAAGATTCTTTGCCCAGCCAGAAGTGAAGATTCCAAGTAAGATTGCCGCCTGGACACGGCAGAAAGTTGTCAGAGAtttcaaagaattttttttcacGCACCTCTTGTTAATACCTTTGTCGCGTATTTTGTGACAGCTTATTAGTCTTCTATATGGTGCACTTAACTAAGTGAGCTAATATACCTTATCCGAGTTCCAGTATCTTTAAAGATCGTACCTTTTGATGCCTGTGTGTGCATCACTATGTAGGAATCACCAGTGTAAAAGTTTCCGTACTGAGTCACGGGCACAGGTGCAAGCTCCATTTTCTCAATCCGCCATATTTGCAGTCCTGCTTTTTTGCCGGCCTTTGCAATTTCAGCAGTTGATGACATACTTAAAGCGTTACTTTCCTAAACTAGTATTAACTCAAGCAAACCGAAAACACTAAAGTTTTAATTCTAAAGTGTCTGAGTTACAGTAGTGGAATTGTCAGAGTTGCAACAATTGATCTGAAATGTCTCTAAGCTACCcaatttaataattaataccGGCTTTCAGTGTCACTGTGTTCTCaggcatttttcttttgtccTTTATAATTAATGAAGCCACCGGATTAAAACGGTGAATGGTCGACAGGAAACAATGTTAGAACCGCTGTCGCTCAACCCACCTTCTGCTTCCTGTTTCAACATTTCTTCCGAAATCTGTTTAGCGGCGAGCTAGCACACTATACCTTCAGAGCTTATCACGTTCGTTTGTGTGTATTACATATAGGAGAATACACGACAGCTAAACACTTTCGTTTCGTAAATGTACTGACTGTCCAATCAATTGTGTAGAGAGCAAAAATAGAGGTATATTGGTGACATAGCGTTTATTATACCAACCTATCAGCACAACCCCCCTAGTTAATATGCAAACCGCTTCAATAGTGGTTGACATCGGTTGACACGCATATAAGTTTAGGTCAACATTCTGATTTCTAAAGTGTTTTGACATTACCCAGGGTTGTTCACTCGATGTGTTAGGTTTTTCTGGTTGATAGCACTATTAATACTCGGACGTAATCATGCAAAGTCAAAGTGGTGCAAAGTCCACATCTGTTGGGAACCTGCCGTTACTCAAATTAAGTCGATGTTGTTTACTTCTGTACCATTAACTGTTACCTTGACTGATGTCAGCCATAAATTAGCGCTCCAAATTGTCTGAAAATGACCAGATCTAAAGTTAACGCGACTTTGCGTAACCGATATTAACACGTTTGCGACCCGCTGATTTCACTCGCCCTTTTTCACATTTTACTGCTTTGTTTTGACAACATACCTACAGTTTCCATTTTCAATTCAGTttaaaagcagacaacgaatactgtacaatgtacaCTATTACGTAGCCTAAGGCTTTTGATTTCGCAACACACAACACAGGTTATTATTCATGACTtcgtatatatatacacaaaCCGACGGAAACATATCACTTCCTCACAACTGCTGAATATATTTGCAGGAAGTTACGTTTCTGGTGATTTACGTTGCTCAATAATTCCAGACAAACAATACTCTTGTGACAACACTTCGAACCAAAAACTACAGCACCGCAAAGGTATCGATTTCTTTATTATCAATTGATATTGGTTTATCGCCTGTACCTTGCTCTTTCAACGGCCATAGCCTACTAAACATACAACCATTCGCATAAAGATTCAAGGAAACGCTTTCGTGTGGTCGCGCCTTGTTCAATTCTAGTCCTATTTGCGTATATCCTGAATATGGTAATGTTAAGCTGCTGAATCCTTAGAAAAAGCGCTTCATTGCCCATTTTGAGGCATTCAGTTTTCCAATAGGCTTTTTAAACTGttcttttatttgcttatAAGGTTAGCTGCTTTGTTTCTGCTAACTGTAAACATTGAAAATTAGCCCAGTGGGTGCATGCTGGTCACGAAATGTTACGTAATTGAACTGtcgtttaaaaattaaaatgcattCTTATGGCGTATCGTGACTAGTTTGCCAAACATCTTTATGTACTCCTGTCAACCCGTGTTATTTCGTCAGGCTATAGCTGCTTTGTGAACATTCTTTTATTCTTTCTCTTAAGTCTAGAATAGGGATGTTTTTCAGAAGTTTTTGTAAGCCGTCTGCAAAAGGTCGTTGTTTTACTCTGACACAGTCTGTTTGTTAATCAGTTTGTCGTTAGAAATTGTTTCTAAGATTTtaattcagttttaaaaactaaCATACGTGGAAAAAACGAGAAACTTTACCGGGCTATAGCAACCATCAGATTTTCAACTTGCTGCTTTTGCACCATGCTTAAGTGCAGTGTTTTTCGTGTTGTGGTTTTACTGTGAAGTGTATGTCGACATGAAATGTTCAGTTCCATGTCAATTCAACCAACAGACGGTTCAATCCCGGACGGTTAAACGTTCGTGGTTAAGTTGTTTTAGATTAAATGGTATACTAGGTTGAATTGACAGAATAAGTTTGTAGTCGAATCTATCATTATATTCACGCAAGCAGGTCCATGTCGTGTTGATTCGTAGTAACGAGAAACAGCATAATTGTCGCTCGCAGCAGCTTCACATCAACCAGCCAATGGAGAAATTCGGTTAAATCCTAACACTCTTAATTCTATCATGTTCGCATTTACCAAAGCTTTAAAGATACTGCGATCGTTTTGAGTGTTTGCTCGTCAACTATTAGTTTTAATTCTTCTCACTGATAACATAAATAACGATTTCTATGTGATTTAGCGGCAATAAATGAACTCTTTCCCAAGTATATTCTTGTTAAGGCAAGGAACAGCGAATTATTATGAAGAATTCTTGATAAACCAAATCTATGAACCACCGTTGAACTTCTGTAAATAAAACGCAcgcaacaaaacaataaataagaTATTGCACCGCTTGCGTCATCAAAAAAGAATGCTTTTAGGAAAGGAATAgaaatttatcaaatattGGTTTTAGAGAGCATTTTATGCAAGAACAAGTCAAGGGTAAAGAAACGCTAATAACAAAGTTAAGCTCATCTTAATTGTCTGCGTATTAATAACGTTACATAGTAGATAGACTCGATGTTGAAATTCTACCTACGCATAAATATCGATTTTACCAAgcttaataaataaacaagcaagAATAAAGCAGACTGCGAGTCCGGCGGTTAATATACTGCGCATCGATTGTCGACCACAGTTGCCGAATAATAAATGACATGGAATATGCGAGTGCAAAGTTATAACGCAATGGTTAGACGTTTTGATTACTCTCAGCCAAAAATTGTACTAAAGGAATGACTTTTAACCGAAAACGGGCATAAGTTTCATAACCAAAAACAAGCTTAAAAAAGCAATGTGAGAAACTTTGCTGATGTGTCTTTCCGTGTGGTTCCGGCTAACCTTTGATTTCAAGCCAATTCCGTCATCCCTTCTAAGGATATTAAACGCATGTTTTGCTGTGTCTGGTCCAGTCATGAAACTAAAATGATGAAGTATGTTAGTTTTGATTTTCTAGTAAAGTGCGCAGTCGAACAAAAAAACTATTAAAGCCTTACCTGGCATTGTTTGCTGCAGTACCAGACCCCTCTGCACCCTGAGCAGACGAAATAGGCTTTGTTCTTGCACCCAACGCACCATTCTTTGCTAATTTCTCTGGCATCTACAAGCGGGTTGCTCATTGCTGGTCTGTCCACACGTGCCACTTTGTCGTAGTACATGCGGCTCTGTTCTTGAAGTTTAAACGGTGAATAAAATGGTGTGCCTATGGGACTGAGCATACGCTTAGGCAGATAGGGATCTTTTAATTTCCGTTTTACTCCAGGATGTTGTAGGGGAATGCCCTTGGTGTGCTCCTCTGGAGTCCTCATCTGTGAGTACAGGACATCAGTTTGGATCCTTTTCTCGATCTCGGACAAATTTCGTATTTTGTTTTCCAGTTCCATTTTCTTGGCTTTAACCTCCGCAGCTAGTACATCTGCTTTGTTTTGTGAATAATTACGCAGTGGGTGTGAAAtctgatttttgtttataatagGCACTGGGTGATTTAATTGGCGCTGACTGGTTACCGGAAACATATTGGGCAAAAGACGATCAGTATTGGTAGCCAGTGCCGATATCGGGGTGCTATTGATCGACACACCGCCCGGTGGAGCTCTCACTACGGTCGGTCGTGGCAACAAAGGCTTGATACTGGGCGGAGTCAGCCTGTTCATTACACCTCGAGAGTACGGCTGGTCGGCTACGGACGGGGCTAACAATTTTCCTGGATACGTTGATTCAGCATGATGGGTAGATGGCGTTGCTCGGCTGCGTGGCGCATGATATGGTAAATGGGTAACAGGCTTGATTGGTAATCTGAATTCGCTTGGATGCTGGCTGTGGTGTAGAACTTCTTGGAGCTTTGTCCTTCCAGAAGGCGGCTGCCTCATTGTGAGGTATAGACTTTGTGAGGAGCGCCGGTCTCGGATTTTATTTGGTTGTGTGGAACTTATCGCATTGGATTGCTTTTCAAAAGGGTGAAGAATTGGATCATATAGGCCACCTGGATAAAAACTGGTCCCGTTACCTGGAGAGGTGGCAAAGGCACTCGGCTTACGATGTTCTAACATTACAATTCTATCTCGGCCGTTTCTCAGTCCCTTGTGTTGATCAAATAGTTCCTTATTTTCTTGGACGTGAGAGGTCACTGTTTTTGGCTGACCGTTTTTGTCGGGAGATATCAAGCTGGGACTCGATGAAAATCCGTGGCTCCCGTTGGCTCCCCATTGAGAAAAATGAGAGAGCATAGTTGTTTCAGGGTTGGAGAGTCGTCTGCTTTTGTCAAGGTTCTGAGCTTGAGGAATGTTTTGCCACGGAAAACTGGCACTCTTCCTAGTCACTGGAGTTTTCAATTTGTATCGAGGTTTAATGTCCGGCAGTTTGTCGTCCAGTGCATCCACATCAATTATCTCACAGTTAGCATTTTGCGCAGGCTTTTTGTTTTGATCTTTTGCTGTAACAACGTTCCTCTTTAAAAGGCTTAAAACTTCTGGCGTTTGTTCCTTCTTACAGACGATACCATTACGTTTCTGCTCtattaaattgttttcgtTTATCGACGAACTCTTAAACGTTTTATCAACCGACAACGATGCTGAGGAACCAGACGAAGGTCTTTGTGCCTCGAAAGGCATTGTCAGGTGGGAATGACTTGTGCTATGGATGGGTAAAGTTTTGATCGGCGGTTGTTGAGTTGAAACTGGCGAAAGATGAACCAGACTGTCAGTTTTCTTCACAAAGGTGTGCAGTTGGTTCCGGTTGGTAGCAGTCAGtactgtttctttttgtacGGTTTCGGTGTATTTCGGCTTGTCCAGGCCTGCAGAAAAATAACATGTGATTTTTACCTCATTTTAGGCcttctattttattttgcgGAGTATTATGTTACCTTTTGATTCTGATGACACAAAACTTTCTGGAGGTTTTGTCGATTCATTGCCGGCCTTTGACCGACCTTCTTCCAGAAACGTTTTTGTGGAGAGAAGAGCTTTTGATGAATTTTCACTGGAATAGGTTGTGTTGGAttcattgttaatttttttctctttctttGCTAAAATTGTAATGGTAGAATATATGAAAAGGGTGTAGTTAGAAATATAGTAATAAGAggcatttttatatttctagCACCTTCGTACTCAGAAAGAGACTTTCTCCTAGCTCTTATTTCTTGGCAATTACTGTAGGTGGGCGTAAAACAGAGCGATGTGTTACCGGAATACAGAAGATTGGTTAATAGCTAGCACAGCTTCTCTAAAGTCTGaactatttgaaaaatatttgtacacaACAACTCACCCGCGGATTCGGCCTCGCCGTTGACTTTTATCGTTGGCAATGTTGCTTTTTTAGAAAGATCAAGAGCAAATGCCTCCTCCGCGCTTTTGATTTTGGATGTTAAATCGAGCGGTTTGTTGCTGTCTGCATGTGCAACGGCAAGCGAAAAACAGCGttgtattttcaaatttggtaTTGCTTTGGTGCTATAGTCCAAGACTTCCTTGATCAAATTTTCAGCCGAGGACGAACCCTTGTGTTCTAGGGCCCTGGACTTTTCCACAATTGTGCTGACAGTTGGTTCAATCGGGTTTTCTTTCCATGTCTTTTTGCTGTAGGACGATAAAGACAATACATCGAAGGTCGGCTGCCCGCTGTGCTGAAAGGGCTTCACTATCCCGACCACATTGTGCTGACCTGCAAAATAAATACGGAGCATGCTCATAAACACACTATAGTTGTTGACACGCGCTGAACTTTCATGCAGTTTAACATGCAGTATGACCACCTTAAGTGTAAAACTTCCGGACGGATATCGTAAACAAGCTAATCATGTTATCGTACTAGTTTCAAGAATTAAAATAGCTTGCCTTCTGTGATAGCGCATGTAGGAAGCGTAGGCGAAGGTGTTATAGTCGTCGCTAAATCAGTATAGTTAGTAGCGGCATTGTCAGAAGATGAGCTTTCTAATAAAACAACACTGGATGATTAAAAGGATAAATGACATCAATTGATCCCAGTCTGAGGCGCCTTGGTGGTTATTAACAGTGCGGTGGAGCCAACACCTTTCCACATACGAGAAGATTTAAGTACGTATGAAAACATGCATT
Above is a window of Clavelina lepadiformis chromosome 8, kaClaLepa1.1, whole genome shotgun sequence DNA encoding:
- the LOC143468687 gene encoding gelsolin-like, whose amino-acid sequence is MSSTAEIAKAGKKAGLQIWRIEKMELAPVPVTQYGNFYTGDSYIVMHTQASKGGNLTWNLHFWLGKESSQDERGAAAILTTQIDDSLGGGPIQYRELQDDESPTFMGYFKKGVKYQRGGCASGFKHARTNISDVKRLLHVKGRRSVRATEVEMSWKSFNQGDIFIVEVENDIYQWNGSMSNRYERLKACELVNNIKNEEKGGKGKITILDEGDAIPSKMMKALSGTPKDIGPEIKDDAPVKTQASNKPAELYRVSSDTGRLKVDKVATAPLQQGALDSGDCFILDNGVNNMIFVWKGKGASKDERSGAMSNALTFITDHNYSPRTKVQVMAEGSESILFTQFFQDWKKKDQSVGLGKKYTYSKVAKIDKVKFDVKALYEKPKFAAQHGMVDDGSGKVEVWRVEGNKLAEVKKEDYGKFFAGDCYLILYTYVPSGREEYIIYYWQGNDATKEEIAGSAFFATQLDDKHGQRPVQCRVVQGKEPKHMLSIFGHPLIIQKGGYSRQAGKNVGVSDTGLYQVRSTAAGGTKAIQVDTSASMLNSNDAFLLKVKSKSYVWAGLGASDIEIDAANYVAGVLGNGAKPTLVKEGQEPADFWSALGGKKEYASAPRMQEDFDANPPKLFAISNAKGNVMIEEIPGDFAQSDLEPDDVMMLDAWDQVFVWIGDGANAEERKEAPGLVQEYISKDPRGRDSNCPMISVKMNNEPVTFTGYFPSWDHKFFAGKKSYADRMKMLHS